In one Heterodontus francisci isolate sHetFra1 chromosome 18, sHetFra1.hap1, whole genome shotgun sequence genomic region, the following are encoded:
- the stmp1 gene encoding short transmembrane mitochondrial protein 1, whose protein sequence is MCLFQIGFTFGNLVGMYLAQNYQIPNIYKKFEEFKKDAEARKKPPDDRS, encoded by the exons ATGTGTCTGTTTCAGATAGGATTTACTTTTGGAAACCTTGTAGGAATGTATCTGGCCCAAAATTATCAG ATTCCAAATATCTATAAGAAGTTTGAAGAATTTAAGAAGGACGCCGAAGCTCGAAAAAAACCACCAGATGATCGATCATGA